A stretch of the Frankiaceae bacterium genome encodes the following:
- a CDS encoding glycosyltransferase family 1 protein, whose translation MRLGFLVEQCLAPVPGGTARYTRCLGSALAETASPGDSVEGWTALHGSTTAAVIDGVGGPHRLPLGRRALIAAWERGVGPTPKADVVHAPTLLAPPSRGCPLVVTIHDAVPWTHPETLTQRGVAWHRRMALRVAASADAVIVPTQAVADDLREFLDLGDRVRVVFEGSDALVVPLDAAARRKKLGVPETYFVTVATLEPRKGLDVALGALAETASPDVPLVVVGQPGWGGVDLDATAASLGLRDGQVLALGRTSDSDLAAVLAGGLALVAPSRAEGFGLPVVEAMHAGVPVICSDAPALVEVTDGAALITPVDDVVWLAEAMASVAGDTELRTRLAKAGTERAHALTWRATAEETWAVYREVL comes from the coding sequence ATGCGCCTCGGGTTCCTGGTCGAGCAGTGCCTCGCGCCGGTGCCCGGCGGCACGGCGCGGTACACGCGCTGCCTCGGCTCGGCGCTCGCCGAGACGGCGTCCCCTGGGGACTCGGTCGAGGGCTGGACGGCGCTGCACGGCTCCACGACCGCCGCCGTCATCGATGGCGTGGGCGGGCCGCACCGGCTGCCGCTGGGCCGTAGAGCACTGATCGCGGCCTGGGAACGCGGCGTAGGGCCGACCCCGAAGGCCGACGTGGTGCACGCGCCGACGCTGCTCGCGCCGCCGTCGCGCGGCTGCCCTCTCGTCGTGACGATCCACGACGCCGTGCCGTGGACGCACCCCGAGACGCTGACGCAGCGCGGTGTCGCCTGGCACCGGCGGATGGCGTTGCGCGTCGCGGCGTCGGCGGACGCGGTCATCGTGCCGACGCAGGCGGTGGCGGACGACCTGCGGGAGTTCCTCGACCTGGGGGACCGGGTGCGGGTGGTGTTCGAGGGGTCGGACGCGCTGGTGGTGCCCCTCGACGCGGCGGCGCGGCGCAAGAAGCTGGGCGTGCCGGAGACGTACTTCGTGACGGTCGCCACCCTGGAGCCGCGCAAGGGCCTCGACGTGGCGCTCGGCGCGCTGGCGGAGACGGCGTCGCCGGACGTGCCGCTGGTGGTCGTGGGGCAACCGGGCTGGGGCGGTGTCGACCTCGACGCGACGGCGGCGTCGCTCGGGCTGCGCGACGGGCAGGTGCTGGCGCTGGGACGTACGTCCGACTCCGACCTCGCGGCCGTGCTCGCCGGGGGTCTCGCGCTGGTCGCGCCGTCGCGGGCGGAGGGGTTCGGGCTGCCGGTCGTGGAGGCGATGCACGCGGGCGTACCGGTGATCTGCTCCGACGCGCCCGCGCTGGTGGAGGTGACCGACGGGGCCGCGCTCATCACGCCGGTCGACGACGTCGTGTGGCTCGCCGAGGCGATGGCGTCGGTGGCGGGCGACACCGAGCTGCGTACGCGGCTCGCGAAGGCCGGCACCGAACGCGCGCACGCCCTCACCTGGCGCGCCACCGCCGAGGAGACCTGGGCCGTCTACCGCGAGGTGCTGTAG
- a CDS encoding SpoIID/LytB domain-containing protein, whose translation MRAVRVLASALVAGLVGATLATLPASPATALDEVYTRPADGVFQVEGHGWGHGHGLNQWGAEGAARQGVLHTAILDHYYPGTAQAAKPARAIRVLLSEDDHTDVVVRAVSGLEVRDRASGAVYTLPAGPSRWRLIQTSAGQRIQSYNGSWTTWATGGKSAWTGPLQFEGTAPLRLYFADGSAREYRGVLRAVKTGTSTINVVNVLDLEQYLYGVVPRESPSWFKAEALKAQAIAARSYSTYKLDHVSSSATYDICSTIMCQVYGGVRLVTSGGTVHELEQASTTGAVNATKGVVRTYNGAAIFAEFSSSNGGWSTQGSFAYLAPRADPWDKIASPSHYWTATLSAAQLERKYPAVGRLLRIRVTRRDGNGEWGGRVKEVRLEGVSSSGAATYVNTTGGGVYGAHTWPASSTGLRGSWWHIKTPYTASIVGKSATPTLIRPPGASTARLAVHYKNTGSIAWPVSGLHLAVSSPAGAADPLAGGSTRPGAYVRNITTPGATSVKPGEAARFEVPLNADGINPGTYRQAYRLRIGSGAVFGPEVAWFVPVVRPVFTSSVVALAGPATAASGDAPPAVWKDGTVVVPRSGSTSLQVKVKNTGNVDWPLKGAVQLVTSDPRGRESVSAGSTWPSKSVAARASAVEGVSGATVVKPGQTAIFPVTINGNGRTVGLRPESFEVKWSGWAWVAGSQVTLKVVRVDPSLSRVSEKVSQPAAMSLLAYPGDKRVMVMRVRNLGGNAWPVGGGEVIATSDGREDALRTTSWLTSRRATPLAANVSRPGVTSVHPGEVAEYRVPIDPTNKPAGVYGEWFRAMVASSGTRYGATVGADVTISAATMAGTVTRNTTGLSVPAGGTATYSIDVKNTGNTTWRVGSAVRVSVKGSGSAHSSWINAGRPTAIDKNVSRAGATDVRPGERARFTFTIAANGRAPGSYTETFGCGWEAWRSTGLRIPVSYVIV comes from the coding sequence ATGAGGGCTGTGCGCGTCCTCGCGTCCGCTCTCGTCGCCGGCCTCGTCGGCGCCACGCTCGCCACTCTCCCGGCCTCTCCGGCCACCGCCCTGGACGAGGTCTACACGCGTCCCGCGGACGGCGTGTTCCAGGTCGAGGGGCACGGCTGGGGACACGGCCACGGCCTGAACCAGTGGGGCGCCGAGGGCGCCGCCCGCCAGGGCGTGCTGCACACGGCGATCCTCGACCACTACTACCCGGGCACCGCGCAGGCCGCGAAGCCGGCCCGCGCGATCCGCGTCCTGCTCTCCGAGGACGACCACACCGACGTGGTCGTCCGCGCCGTGTCCGGCCTCGAGGTCCGCGACCGCGCGTCCGGCGCCGTCTACACGCTCCCGGCGGGCCCGAGCCGCTGGCGGCTGATCCAGACGAGCGCAGGGCAGAGGATCCAGTCGTACAACGGCTCCTGGACCACCTGGGCGACCGGCGGCAAGTCGGCGTGGACGGGGCCGCTGCAGTTCGAGGGCACGGCGCCGCTGCGGCTGTACTTCGCCGACGGCTCGGCGCGCGAGTACCGCGGCGTCCTCCGCGCTGTGAAGACCGGCACCTCGACCATCAACGTCGTCAACGTGCTCGACCTCGAGCAGTACCTCTACGGCGTCGTCCCCCGCGAGTCGCCGTCGTGGTTCAAGGCCGAGGCGCTCAAGGCGCAGGCGATCGCGGCGCGGTCGTACTCGACGTACAAGCTCGACCACGTGTCGTCGTCGGCGACGTACGACATCTGCTCCACGATCATGTGCCAGGTCTACGGCGGCGTCCGGCTCGTCACGTCGGGCGGCACCGTGCACGAGCTCGAGCAGGCCAGCACCACCGGCGCGGTCAACGCCACCAAGGGCGTCGTGCGGACGTACAACGGCGCGGCGATCTTCGCCGAGTTCTCGTCGTCGAACGGCGGCTGGTCGACGCAGGGGTCGTTCGCCTACCTCGCGCCGCGCGCCGACCCGTGGGACAAGATCGCGTCGCCGTCGCACTACTGGACCGCGACGCTGTCGGCGGCGCAGCTGGAGCGGAAGTACCCCGCGGTCGGGCGGCTGCTGCGCATCCGCGTGACCCGCCGTGACGGCAACGGCGAGTGGGGCGGCCGCGTCAAGGAGGTCCGCCTGGAGGGCGTGAGCTCGTCCGGCGCCGCGACCTACGTCAACACCACCGGCGGCGGCGTCTACGGCGCGCACACCTGGCCTGCCTCGTCGACCGGGCTGCGCGGATCGTGGTGGCACATCAAGACGCCGTACACCGCCTCGATCGTCGGCAAGAGCGCGACCCCGACGCTGATCCGGCCCCCCGGCGCGTCGACCGCGCGGCTCGCCGTCCACTACAAGAACACCGGCTCCATCGCCTGGCCCGTGTCCGGCCTGCACCTCGCGGTGTCGTCTCCCGCGGGTGCCGCGGACCCGCTGGCCGGCGGCTCGACCCGCCCCGGCGCGTACGTCCGCAACATCACGACGCCAGGGGCGACCTCCGTCAAGCCCGGCGAGGCGGCGCGCTTCGAGGTGCCGCTGAACGCCGACGGGATCAACCCGGGGACGTACCGCCAGGCCTACCGGCTGCGCATCGGCAGCGGCGCGGTCTTCGGGCCCGAGGTTGCCTGGTTCGTGCCGGTCGTACGCCCGGTCTTCACGTCGTCCGTCGTCGCGCTGGCAGGCCCCGCCACAGCCGCCTCGGGCGACGCGCCGCCCGCGGTGTGGAAGGACGGCACCGTCGTCGTGCCGCGTTCCGGCTCGACCTCGTTGCAGGTCAAGGTCAAGAACACCGGCAACGTCGACTGGCCGCTCAAGGGCGCCGTCCAGCTCGTCACGTCCGACCCGCGCGGCCGCGAGAGCGTGTCCGCCGGCTCGACGTGGCCCTCGAAGTCGGTGGCTGCCCGCGCGTCGGCCGTCGAAGGCGTGTCCGGCGCGACCGTCGTCAAGCCCGGCCAGACCGCGATCTTCCCCGTCACGATCAACGGCAACGGGCGCACGGTGGGGCTGCGGCCCGAGTCGTTCGAGGTGAAGTGGTCCGGCTGGGCGTGGGTCGCCGGCTCCCAGGTCACGCTGAAGGTCGTCCGCGTCGACCCGTCGCTGTCGCGCGTCAGCGAGAAGGTGTCGCAGCCCGCGGCGATGTCGCTGCTCGCATACCCGGGCGACAAGCGCGTCATGGTCATGCGCGTGCGCAACCTCGGCGGCAACGCCTGGCCGGTCGGCGGCGGCGAGGTCATCGCGACGTCCGACGGCCGCGAGGACGCGCTGCGTACGACGTCCTGGCTCACCTCGCGCCGCGCGACCCCGCTGGCCGCCAACGTCTCCCGCCCTGGCGTGACGTCGGTGCACCCGGGCGAGGTCGCGGAGTACCGCGTGCCGATCGACCCCACGAACAAGCCCGCGGGCGTGTACGGCGAGTGGTTCCGCGCGATGGTCGCGTCGTCCGGCACCCGCTACGGCGCCACGGTCGGCGCCGACGTCACGATCTCGGCCGCGACCATGGCGGGCACCGTCACCCGCAACACGACCGGGCTCTCCGTGCCGGCCGGGGGCACGGCGACGTACTCCATCGACGTCAAGAACACCGGCAACACGACGTGGCGCGTCGGCAGCGCCGTCCGCGTCTCCGTCAAGGGCTCCGGCTCGGCGCACTCGTCGTGGATCAACGCCGGCCGCCCGACCGCCATCGACAAGAACGTCTCGCGGGCCGGCGCCACCGACGTGCGGCCAGGGGAGCGGGCGCGGTTCACGTTCACGATCGCGGCGAACGGGCGCGCGCCGGGCTCGTACACGGAGACGTTCGGCTGCGGCTGGGAGGCCTGGCGGTCCACCGGACTGCGCATCCCGGTGTCGTACGTCATCGTGTAG
- a CDS encoding lysylphosphatidylglycerol synthase transmembrane domain-containing protein: MTLRSALRLLAAVVAVGALVAATVSQWSRVEDTIAAVSLPGLGVGAVAMVAATYCSMLAWRAVLADLGSPLSLRDAGGIFFLGQLGKYLPGSLWSVAAQMELGRDKGVPRKRSGVAALLVIVMGLTAAGLVAAATLPWVAELSDYRYVLLLPALGLVLLHPAVFRRVTTASLRLLRREPLERGLSGPGVAKALGWSVAQWAAYGVGVWAVARDLPGAPSGLLALGTGAYALAWSAGFLVLLAPAGAGVREGALVLLLAPAYGSGPALGIALLARLLATLGDLVWGMGSFVRFGVTVVTRGTQGQDVNTTRRGTKGRRERL; this comes from the coding sequence GTGACGTTGCGCTCGGCGCTGCGGCTGCTCGCCGCCGTCGTCGCCGTCGGGGCGCTCGTCGCGGCCACGGTGTCGCAGTGGTCGCGGGTCGAGGACACCATCGCCGCCGTCTCCCTGCCCGGCCTCGGCGTCGGTGCCGTCGCCATGGTCGCGGCGACGTACTGCTCGATGCTCGCCTGGCGCGCGGTCCTCGCCGACCTCGGCTCGCCGCTGTCGCTCCGCGACGCCGGCGGCATCTTCTTCCTCGGCCAGCTCGGCAAGTACCTCCCTGGGAGCCTCTGGTCGGTCGCGGCGCAGATGGAGCTCGGCCGCGACAAGGGCGTGCCGCGCAAGCGCTCGGGCGTCGCCGCGCTGCTCGTCATCGTCATGGGCCTCACGGCGGCCGGTCTCGTCGCGGCGGCGACGCTGCCGTGGGTGGCCGAGCTCTCCGACTACCGGTACGTCCTCCTGCTCCCCGCGCTCGGGCTCGTCCTGCTGCATCCCGCGGTGTTCCGCCGGGTCACGACGGCTTCGTTACGGCTGCTGCGGCGCGAGCCCCTCGAACGCGGCCTCTCCGGACCGGGTGTTGCCAAGGCGCTCGGCTGGTCGGTGGCGCAGTGGGCGGCGTACGGCGTCGGCGTCTGGGCCGTGGCCCGCGACCTCCCTGGCGCGCCGTCAGGCCTGCTCGCGCTGGGCACGGGCGCCTATGCACTCGCCTGGTCCGCGGGCTTCCTCGTGCTGCTGGCTCCTGCGGGGGCGGGCGTACGGGAGGGCGCGCTCGTGCTGCTGCTGGCGCCGGCGTACGGATCCGGCCCCGCGCTGGGCATAGCGCTGCTCGCCCGGCTGTTGGCGACTCTTGGCGATCTGGTGTGGGGTATGGGTAGTTTCGTCCGGTTCGGTGTGACGGTTGTGACTCGTGGGACACAGGGTCAAGATGTCAACACGACACGCCGAGGAACCAAAGGGCGACGGGAACGACTCTGA
- a CDS encoding glycosyltransferase family 2 protein: MSPAVTEAVDVTVVLPCYNEVGHVEAEIERIAAALDDSPYTYDLDVYDDCSSDGTRELLAKIAESGRFANLRYFPRARNGGSGTIRRIGSQNARGRYVAWTDADMTYPNERIPELVTTLDADPSYDQVVGARKTEEGTYKFLRVPAKWVIRKIAERLTGTKIPDLNSGLRVFRREIALPYLPLLPPGFSCVTTLTVSFLANAHEVQYVPIDYAKRAGQSKFHFTKDAYRYILQVLRMVMYFNPLKVLMPLALWILALGVGKIAYDLIAHPFRIAGTTVLVVVTGLQIAALALIGDLIVRSRPRA; this comes from the coding sequence GTGAGCCCCGCCGTAACGGAAGCCGTCGACGTCACCGTCGTCCTCCCCTGCTACAACGAGGTCGGCCACGTCGAGGCCGAGATCGAGCGCATCGCCGCGGCGCTGGACGACAGCCCCTACACGTACGACCTCGACGTCTACGACGACTGCTCCTCCGACGGCACGCGCGAGCTGCTCGCGAAGATCGCCGAGTCCGGCCGCTTCGCGAACCTGCGCTACTTCCCGAGAGCGCGCAACGGCGGCTCCGGCACGATCCGGCGGATCGGCAGCCAGAACGCCCGCGGCCGCTACGTCGCGTGGACCGACGCCGACATGACGTACCCGAACGAGCGCATCCCCGAGCTCGTCACGACGCTCGACGCGGACCCGTCGTACGACCAGGTGGTCGGCGCGCGCAAGACGGAGGAGGGGACGTACAAGTTCCTCCGGGTGCCGGCCAAGTGGGTGATCCGCAAGATCGCCGAACGCCTCACCGGCACGAAGATCCCCGACCTCAACAGCGGGCTGCGGGTGTTCCGCCGCGAGATCGCGCTGCCCTACCTGCCGCTGCTGCCACCGGGGTTCTCGTGCGTGACGACGCTGACGGTGTCGTTCCTCGCGAACGCGCACGAGGTGCAGTACGTCCCCATCGACTACGCGAAGCGCGCGGGGCAGAGCAAGTTCCACTTCACGAAGGACGCCTACCGCTACATCCTCCAGGTGCTGCGCATGGTCATGTACTTCAACCCGCTCAAGGTGCTCATGCCGCTGGCGCTGTGGATCCTCGCGCTGGGCGTGGGGAAGATCGCGTACGACCTCATCGCGCACCCGTTCCGTATCGCGGGGACGACCGTGCTCGTCGTCGTGACCGGCCTGCAGATCGCGGCGCTGGCGCTGATCGGCGACCTCATCGTCCGGTCCAGACCGCGCGCGTGA
- a CDS encoding ABC transporter permease gives MTAATEARATAQSRLRWELLVGLVRKDLKVKYQSSALGFVWSLATPLLLLAVYYLVFSFILRNGVPNFAVYLMAGLLPWNAFSSSLAFGSGSVVGNANLVKKVRFPTSVLPLSAVGYAAVHFVLQMGVFFVFLLFFHRAAFGPQLVLLIPALAVLIVFATGLGMLVAALTVRYRDVQHLLEVVLLAWFWLNPVIYGMFLVRERLGDLYWLYFLNPMAGVITAFQRALYANTDVDLPGRGPTQVLAYRGYKGYLIQLAVGGAIALVTFAIGLTVFRRMRGDFAEDL, from the coding sequence ATGACCGCAGCGACCGAGGCTCGCGCGACGGCGCAGTCCCGGCTCAGGTGGGAGCTGCTCGTCGGGCTGGTCCGCAAGGACCTCAAGGTGAAGTACCAGAGCAGCGCGCTGGGCTTCGTCTGGTCGCTGGCGACCCCGCTGCTGCTGCTCGCCGTGTACTACCTCGTGTTCTCGTTCATCCTGCGCAACGGCGTCCCGAACTTCGCCGTCTACCTCATGGCCGGCCTGCTGCCGTGGAACGCGTTCTCCTCCAGCCTGGCCTTTGGATCAGGGAGCGTCGTCGGCAACGCGAACCTCGTGAAGAAGGTCCGCTTCCCCACCTCGGTCCTGCCGCTCTCTGCGGTGGGGTACGCCGCCGTGCACTTCGTCCTGCAGATGGGCGTGTTCTTCGTCTTCCTGCTGTTCTTCCACCGGGCGGCGTTCGGCCCTCAGCTCGTCCTGCTGATCCCCGCGCTGGCGGTCCTCATCGTCTTCGCGACCGGGCTCGGGATGCTCGTCGCGGCGCTGACCGTGCGCTACCGCGACGTCCAGCACCTGCTCGAGGTCGTCCTCCTCGCGTGGTTCTGGCTCAACCCCGTGATCTACGGGATGTTCCTCGTCCGCGAGCGCCTCGGGGACCTGTACTGGCTCTACTTCCTCAACCCGATGGCGGGCGTCATCACGGCGTTCCAGCGGGCGCTGTACGCCAACACCGACGTCGACCTGCCCGGCAGAGGGCCGACGCAGGTGCTCGCGTACCGCGGCTACAAGGGCTACCTGATCCAGCTCGCGGTCGGTGGCGCGATCGCGCTCGTGACGTTCGCCATCGGGCTGACGGTGTTCCGCCGGATGCGCGGCGACTTCGCCGAGGACCTCTAG